In one Pseudomonas sp. R84 genomic region, the following are encoded:
- the fleN gene encoding flagellar synthesis regulator FleN, whose protein sequence is MGSMHPVQVIAVTGGKGGVGKTNVSVNLSLALAELGRRVMLLDADLGLANVDVLLGLTPKRTLADVIEGRCELRDVLLQGPGGIRIVPAASGTQSMVHLSPAQHAGLIQAFSDIGDNLDVLVIDTAAGIGDSVVSFVRAAQEVLLVVCDEPTSITDAYALIKLLNRDYGMNRFRVLANMAQSPQEGRNLFAKLTKVTDRFLDVALQYVGAVPYDESVRKAVQKQRAVYEAFPRSKCALAFKAIAQKVDTWPLPANPRGHLEFFVERLVQQTAGPVL, encoded by the coding sequence ATGGGCAGCATGCATCCCGTACAGGTGATCGCGGTGACCGGCGGCAAAGGTGGCGTCGGCAAGACTAACGTGTCAGTGAACTTGTCTCTGGCGCTGGCAGAGCTTGGCCGTCGGGTCATGCTGCTGGACGCCGATCTGGGACTGGCGAACGTCGACGTTTTGTTGGGTCTGACCCCTAAACGCACACTGGCCGACGTGATCGAAGGCCGTTGCGAATTGCGCGACGTGCTGTTGCAAGGCCCCGGTGGCATCCGCATCGTCCCGGCCGCGTCCGGCACGCAGAGCATGGTCCACCTGAGCCCGGCGCAACATGCCGGCCTGATTCAGGCGTTCAGCGACATCGGCGACAATCTCGACGTACTGGTGATCGACACCGCTGCGGGTATTGGTGACTCGGTAGTCAGTTTCGTACGCGCCGCGCAAGAAGTGTTGCTGGTGGTCTGCGACGAGCCAACCTCGATCACTGACGCCTACGCACTGATCAAACTGCTTAACCGCGATTACGGCATGAACCGCTTCCGCGTCCTCGCCAACATGGCGCAGAGCCCGCAGGAAGGGCGCAACCTGTTCGCCAAGTTGACCAAGGTCACGGATCGGTTCCTTGACGTGGCCCTACAATACGTCGGCGCCGTGCCTTACGACGAAAGCGTGCGTAAAGCGGTGCAGAAGCAGCGTGCCGTTTACGAAGCCTTCCCGCGCTCCAAGTGCGCGCTGGCATTCAAGGCCATTGCACAGAAGGTCGACACCTGGCCGCTGCCCGCCAACCCGCGTGGCCATCTCGAGTTTTTCGTCGAGCGCCTCGTGCAGCAAACGGCAGGGCCCGTGCTATGA
- the fliA gene encoding RNA polymerase sigma factor FliA — MTASGMNYYKKSARDAQYELIERYAPLVKRIAYHLLARLPASVQVEDLIQAGMIGLLEVSTKYDASKGASFETYAGIRIRGAMLDEVRKGDWAPRSVHRNTRMVSDAIRSIEAKTGRDAKDHEVAAELQLSLDDYYGILNDTLGSRLFSFDDLLQDGEHEGLHEDGASAHLEPSRDLEDERFQAALADAIANLPERERLVLALYYDEELNLKEIGEVLGVSESRVSQLHSQCAARLRGRLGEWRAR, encoded by the coding sequence ATGACAGCAAGCGGTATGAACTACTACAAGAAGTCGGCACGCGACGCTCAGTACGAGCTGATCGAGCGTTACGCGCCGCTGGTCAAACGCATTGCCTACCACTTGCTGGCACGGTTGCCGGCGAGTGTGCAGGTCGAAGACCTGATCCAGGCCGGGATGATCGGCCTGCTCGAAGTCTCGACCAAATATGACGCCAGCAAAGGCGCCAGTTTCGAAACGTACGCGGGCATTCGAATCCGCGGCGCGATGCTCGACGAAGTGCGCAAAGGGGACTGGGCACCACGCTCGGTTCACCGCAATACCCGTATGGTCAGCGACGCAATTCGCTCAATTGAAGCTAAAACCGGCCGTGACGCTAAAGATCACGAGGTTGCAGCCGAACTCCAATTGAGTCTCGACGATTACTACGGGATTTTGAATGACACCTTGGGCAGTCGCCTGTTCAGTTTCGACGATCTGTTGCAGGACGGCGAACACGAAGGGCTGCACGAGGATGGCGCGAGTGCTCATCTTGAGCCGTCACGCGATCTGGAAGATGAACGTTTCCAGGCAGCGTTGGCGGACGCGATTGCCAATTTGCCGGAGCGTGAGCGACTGGTGTTGGCGCTGTACTACGACGAAGAGCTGAACCTCAAGGAGATCGGTGAAGTCCTTGGCGTCAGTGAATCGCGGGTCAGCCAGTTACACAGCCAGTGCGCGGCCCGTTTGCGGGGGCGTTTGGGGGAGTGGCGAGCGCGCTGA
- a CDS encoding protein phosphatase CheZ has product MEHNESSQGDFESTLKKHAVELVESLEKGRFGDAVQLIHELNQTRDRGLYQEVGKLTRELHSAIVNFQIDPNMPQAEEVSQITDATERLGYVVKLTEAAANRTMDLVESATPVVNGLADEAQTLSADWGRFMRREVGAEEFRELARRVDGFLSRSSTDNRAVSSNLNDILLAQDYQDLTGQVIKRVTQLVTEVESNLLKLVLMASQVDRFAGIEHDRAAMLAEKDPQKHLSQGEGPQIHADKREDVVSGQDDVDDLLSSLGF; this is encoded by the coding sequence ATGGAGCATAACGAATCTTCACAGGGCGATTTCGAGTCGACCCTGAAAAAACACGCGGTCGAACTGGTCGAAAGCCTTGAAAAAGGCAGGTTCGGCGACGCTGTGCAACTGATCCATGAGCTCAATCAGACCCGTGACCGTGGCCTGTACCAGGAAGTCGGCAAGCTCACACGTGAATTGCACAGTGCGATCGTCAACTTCCAGATCGACCCGAACATGCCGCAGGCCGAGGAAGTGTCGCAAATCACCGACGCCACCGAACGCCTGGGTTATGTGGTCAAGCTGACGGAAGCCGCGGCTAACCGCACCATGGATCTGGTGGAAAGCGCCACGCCGGTGGTCAATGGTCTGGCTGACGAAGCGCAGACCTTGAGCGCCGATTGGGGTCGCTTCATGCGTCGCGAGGTCGGGGCTGAAGAGTTCCGTGAACTGGCGCGCCGGGTCGACGGTTTTCTGTCACGCAGCAGCACGGACAACCGTGCGGTGTCGAGCAATCTCAACGACATCCTGCTGGCCCAGGATTACCAGGACCTGACCGGTCAGGTGATCAAGCGTGTGACCCAACTGGTCACCGAAGTCGAAAGCAATTTGCTCAAACTCGTGCTCATGGCCAGTCAGGTGGACCGCTTTGCGGGCATCGAACATGACCGCGCCGCGATGCTTGCAGAAAAAGATCCACAAAAACATCTCTCGCAGGGTGAAGGTCCGCAGATTCATGCCGATAAACGAGAAGACGTTGTGTCCGGTCAGGACGATGTGGACGATTTGTTATCCAGCCTCGGGTTCTAG
- a CDS encoding chemotaxis response regulator CheY: MKILIVDDFSTMRRIIKNLLRDLGFTNTVEADDGVTAIPVLNSGSIDFLVTDWNMPGMTGIDLLRHVRADEKLKHLPVLMVTAEAKREQIIEAAQAGVNGYVVKPFTAQALKDKIEKIFERIG, from the coding sequence ATGAAAATCCTCATCGTTGATGACTTCTCAACGATGCGGCGGATCATCAAGAACCTGCTGCGTGATCTTGGGTTCACCAACACCGTCGAGGCTGACGATGGCGTGACTGCCATTCCAGTGCTCAACAGCGGCAGCATCGACTTTCTGGTAACGGACTGGAACATGCCGGGCATGACCGGTATCGACCTGCTGCGCCACGTGCGTGCCGATGAAAAACTCAAGCACCTGCCAGTGCTGATGGTGACTGCAGAAGCCAAGCGCGAGCAGATCATCGAAGCCGCTCAGGCCGGTGTAAACGGCTACGTAGTCAAACCTTTCACGGCTCAGGCGTTGAAAGACAAAATCGAGAAGATTTTCGAACGCATCGGCTGA
- the flhF gene encoding flagellar biosynthesis protein FlhF: MQVKRFFAADMRQAMKLVRDELGADAAIIGNRRIAGGVELTAALDYKLSALAPRVPNMELEDELRKTQSRIVTAQAELSLRGEADGNSNRQIFAGLPLTAGLPLTAAEPLSEPTYAAPARPAPAPAQSSGGVDPRALDSMRFELNSLRELMEVQLGTLAWNQLQGSRPAQANLYRRLQRIGLSGPLSRDLLAMITDIEEPRQAWRMLLAHLARMIAVPEVEPLEEGGVIAMVGPAGMGKTTTLAKLAARYVLKYGAQNVALVSMDSFRIGAQEQLKTLGRILNVPVTHVDPGQSLVQALDPLLRKRVVLIDTAGLQASDPALRMQLESLAGRGIRSKNYLVLATTSQKQVLTAAYHSYKRCGLAGCILTKLDETASLGEVLSLAISHELPVAYLTDGPRIPDDLHLPRRHQLVSRAVSVQMQEEPSEEAMADMFADIYHSPTKQVG, translated from the coding sequence ATGCAAGTTAAGCGTTTCTTTGCCGCCGATATGCGTCAGGCCATGAAGCTGGTTCGTGATGAGCTGGGCGCTGATGCCGCCATCATTGGCAACCGCCGCATTGCTGGCGGTGTCGAGCTGACGGCGGCACTGGATTACAAATTGTCGGCGCTGGCGCCACGGGTTCCGAACATGGAACTCGAAGACGAGCTGCGCAAGACTCAGTCGCGCATCGTCACCGCCCAGGCCGAACTGAGCCTGCGTGGCGAAGCCGACGGCAACAGCAATCGCCAGATCTTCGCAGGGCTGCCGTTGACCGCTGGCCTGCCGCTGACTGCCGCTGAACCGCTGAGCGAGCCGACTTACGCTGCTCCAGCGCGTCCGGCCCCGGCGCCTGCGCAGTCTTCCGGCGGCGTTGATCCGCGTGCCCTGGATTCGATGCGTTTCGAATTGAACAGCCTGCGCGAGCTGATGGAAGTTCAGCTCGGCACTCTGGCCTGGAATCAGCTGCAAGGCAGCCGTCCGGCGCAAGCCAATCTGTATCGTCGTCTGCAACGTATCGGTCTGTCCGGCCCGTTGTCGCGCGATCTGCTGGCGATGATCACTGATATCGAAGAGCCGCGTCAGGCCTGGCGCATGTTGCTCGCGCACCTGGCGCGGATGATTGCCGTACCGGAAGTCGAGCCGTTGGAAGAGGGCGGTGTGATTGCCATGGTCGGCCCTGCCGGCATGGGCAAGACCACCACGCTGGCCAAGCTCGCCGCGCGCTACGTGCTGAAATACGGCGCGCAGAATGTCGCGCTGGTGAGCATGGACAGTTTCCGCATCGGCGCGCAGGAACAACTGAAGACGCTGGGCCGCATTCTCAATGTGCCGGTGACCCACGTCGATCCGGGCCAATCGTTGGTGCAGGCGCTGGATCCACTGCTGCGCAAACGCGTGGTATTGATCGATACTGCTGGCCTGCAAGCCAGCGATCCGGCGCTGCGCATGCAGCTGGAAAGCCTGGCCGGGCGTGGCATTCGTTCAAAAAATTATCTGGTCTTGGCAACCACCAGCCAGAAACAGGTTCTAACCGCCGCTTATCACAGTTACAAGCGTTGCGGGCTAGCCGGGTGCATCCTGACTAAACTGGATGAAACGGCCAGCCTTGGCGAAGTGTTGAGCCTGGCGATCAGTCATGAATTGCCGGTCGCGTACCTGACCGATGGCCCACGGATTCCGGATGATTTGCATCTGCCGCGCCGTCATCAACTGGTCAGCCGCGCCGTCAGCGTGCAAATGCAGGAAGAACCCAGCGAAGAAGCCATGGCTGACATGTTCGCTGATATCTATCACAGCCCGACCAAGCAGGTAGGCTGA
- a CDS encoding Ig-like domain-containing protein, protein MIGLMVMPIEDVIDDTQHDIAPFDSSGGLGLFSLYPPNIPGQFTSIDFPPAQVGVNRPMLHTSANGLRVLVQAYLNMAEDDTIRLYVDENLVATSVLPADHGNHDVVMHIAAKLVPAGVHTLRYEILRKSGQAPEGAQLDVLFKIDPPGGIDPEPDLPGHQRLKPARLQLKPGQVIDEEVAAEGVWAIISAWLFMTKGDKLKLCFHGVAVTPYTVLESEVGKEISVFISPEIIREAGPANPAVVVYQIEDQVENVSDFSERTTVVSDPDKNWLDPVFVPLADEDLVSLDAVGFDDLEVQIITRPGFALKEKLQLRWVATTQSGEVVEHSEEQSITRLGIQSFKVPNPVVLASASGQVQVDYLRTQADGTRDSSEVYIFTLQGKTLRLPAPQIPDLVGGTLDPALSRTTVLCGPDDRIKKGFRVTLTWLGTSASGRPHLYQTYRDVSDRLVGQAIAFNVTGNHIAPLIRGSVGVSYEVNHATLNPALVSDALNARVEDFKPVLPAPVVIGAIDGVLNPAQVPYGTDIQVAAASYTRLGDVVHVEGRGDAGGVVFRDKLPIDQTRAGKDLEFWLDGEAIKFYREQFFSLLWWIERPDELPQSSALLELYIGDPAQSLQPPTVRRAPDGVLDPLENNGGARARVHLASPRPGDQVRLIVKGAPGEGSPTFAPQQLNADNVAFFVLRPSFIAENLGKLVEVLYELIRNGKTIQSRPLMLTVKTISDGDPVLTRPHIVEAGAVPLIDLRIIQTDLTCVVEPPLPIAEVGQRVWIMVSSEGAKPLVLRPGTALTAEEVAQGISVKAARSWFYDLKDLSDCEVTCKIALGSSDGEDTALVLPVARYTVKVTEKLAIDTQPMLLNGWKLLGGAAYGLREREVVNNVQMRVPTGGRPPYSYRSANAGIASVDANGKVSGLSNQSTTITVTDADENQVAYPVRVMNVHRLILNNTFMTAAEAGAWFRQFGAVSMDNSGQPMGWGILHNNFVDVTPIYGGRGLYYGRFVSTNLSYPHLYAIEHSLLVSNGVMGSRNVLLSDGATRSRAMGYFPT, encoded by the coding sequence ATGATTGGTTTGATGGTGATGCCGATTGAGGACGTTATCGACGATACGCAACATGACATTGCCCCTTTTGACTCCAGCGGAGGTCTGGGGCTTTTTTCGTTGTACCCGCCCAATATTCCCGGACAGTTTACAAGTATCGATTTTCCGCCGGCGCAAGTTGGGGTCAATCGGCCCATGCTCCATACAAGCGCCAATGGACTTCGGGTGCTGGTTCAGGCCTATCTGAATATGGCCGAAGACGACACCATTCGGCTGTACGTCGATGAGAATCTGGTTGCCACGTCGGTGCTGCCTGCGGATCACGGCAATCACGATGTGGTGATGCACATCGCTGCGAAGCTGGTTCCGGCCGGCGTGCATACCTTGCGCTACGAGATTTTGCGCAAAAGCGGTCAGGCGCCGGAGGGGGCGCAACTCGACGTCTTGTTCAAGATCGATCCGCCGGGCGGCATCGATCCCGAGCCGGATTTGCCCGGTCATCAACGACTCAAGCCGGCTCGACTTCAGTTGAAGCCCGGGCAAGTCATTGACGAGGAAGTGGCTGCCGAGGGCGTCTGGGCGATCATCTCTGCGTGGCTCTTCATGACCAAGGGGGACAAGTTGAAACTCTGTTTCCACGGCGTTGCTGTCACGCCCTACACGGTGCTGGAGAGCGAGGTCGGAAAAGAGATCAGTGTTTTCATTTCGCCAGAGATTATCCGGGAGGCGGGCCCCGCAAATCCGGCGGTGGTGGTCTATCAGATCGAAGATCAGGTGGAGAACGTCAGTGATTTTTCGGAGCGTACGACCGTCGTCAGCGATCCAGACAAAAACTGGCTCGATCCGGTATTCGTTCCTCTCGCCGATGAAGATCTGGTCAGCCTTGATGCGGTTGGATTCGACGACCTGGAGGTTCAGATCATTACGCGCCCCGGTTTTGCGCTGAAAGAGAAACTACAGCTTCGATGGGTGGCTACAACGCAGAGCGGTGAAGTGGTCGAGCACAGTGAAGAGCAATCGATTACTCGTCTCGGCATTCAGTCTTTTAAAGTTCCCAATCCTGTTGTGCTTGCCAGCGCCTCCGGCCAGGTGCAAGTGGATTACCTGCGCACGCAAGCAGATGGCACACGGGATAGCTCAGAGGTCTACATCTTCACCTTGCAAGGAAAGACGTTGCGACTACCGGCTCCGCAGATACCGGACCTGGTCGGCGGCACACTCGATCCTGCGCTGAGCCGGACCACGGTGTTGTGCGGGCCCGATGACCGGATCAAAAAGGGCTTCAGAGTCACATTGACGTGGCTGGGGACCAGTGCCTCGGGGCGTCCGCACCTGTATCAAACGTATCGCGACGTCAGCGATCGCTTGGTGGGGCAAGCCATTGCCTTTAATGTCACTGGCAACCACATTGCTCCATTGATCCGAGGGTCGGTCGGTGTTTCGTATGAGGTCAACCATGCCACGTTGAATCCTGCGCTGGTTTCTGATGCGCTGAATGCGCGTGTGGAAGATTTCAAACCCGTCTTGCCTGCGCCAGTGGTCATTGGCGCCATCGATGGTGTGCTCAATCCTGCTCAAGTGCCGTACGGAACGGATATTCAGGTCGCGGCAGCTTCGTATACCCGCCTGGGCGATGTGGTGCATGTGGAGGGGCGGGGCGATGCGGGCGGGGTAGTGTTTCGGGACAAGTTGCCGATTGATCAAACCCGGGCAGGTAAGGATCTGGAGTTCTGGCTGGACGGCGAGGCTATCAAGTTCTATCGGGAGCAGTTTTTCAGTTTACTTTGGTGGATCGAGCGGCCAGACGAGCTGCCGCAATCATCCGCATTGCTCGAGTTGTATATCGGCGACCCGGCGCAGTCGTTGCAGCCGCCAACTGTCCGCCGCGCTCCAGATGGCGTGCTTGACCCGTTGGAAAATAATGGAGGTGCCCGCGCGCGCGTCCATTTGGCCAGTCCGCGCCCGGGTGATCAAGTGCGTTTGATTGTCAAAGGAGCGCCGGGAGAGGGCTCGCCGACGTTTGCTCCTCAGCAGTTGAATGCTGACAACGTTGCATTCTTTGTGCTGCGGCCTTCATTCATTGCGGAAAATCTGGGAAAACTGGTTGAAGTCCTTTACGAGCTGATCAGAAATGGCAAGACGATCCAGTCCAGGCCGTTGATGTTGACGGTCAAGACAATCAGTGACGGTGATCCCGTCCTGACTCGGCCGCATATCGTCGAAGCCGGGGCTGTACCGCTGATCGATCTGAGAATCATCCAGACTGACCTCACATGCGTGGTCGAGCCGCCGTTGCCGATAGCCGAGGTCGGGCAGCGCGTCTGGATCATGGTCAGCAGCGAGGGCGCTAAGCCTTTGGTATTGCGCCCCGGTACCGCGTTGACTGCCGAAGAAGTCGCTCAAGGCATTAGCGTCAAGGCCGCGCGAAGCTGGTTCTATGATCTGAAGGATCTCTCTGACTGTGAGGTGACCTGCAAAATAGCACTGGGCAGCTCTGATGGTGAGGACACGGCACTGGTGCTTCCGGTGGCGCGGTATACCGTTAAAGTCACAGAGAAATTGGCGATTGATACTCAGCCGATGCTTTTGAATGGCTGGAAACTGTTGGGCGGCGCAGCGTATGGATTACGCGAGCGAGAGGTCGTCAACAATGTGCAAATGCGCGTGCCTACGGGTGGACGGCCGCCTTACTCCTATCGTTCAGCCAATGCTGGCATAGCATCGGTCGATGCCAACGGCAAGGTGTCGGGGCTGAGTAATCAATCAACCACCATCACGGTGACGGATGCCGATGAAAACCAGGTTGCCTATCCGGTGCGTGTGATGAATGTCCACCGGCTGATATTGAACAATACCTTCATGACTGCAGCCGAGGCCGGCGCTTGGTTCAGGCAGTTCGGTGCCGTCAGCATGGACAACAGTGGACAACCCATGGGATGGGGGATTTTGCATAACAACTTTGTTGACGTGACGCCCATTTATGGCGGGCGAGGCCTGTATTACGGGCGGTTTGTTTCGACCAATCTTTCATACCCGCACTTGTATGCAATCGAACATTCGTTGCTGGTGAGCAACGGGGTCATGGGCAGTCGCAACGTGTTGTTATCTGATGGGGCGACTCGCTCTCGGGCAATGGGGTATTTCCCGACGTAG
- the flhA gene encoding flagellar biosynthesis protein FlhA: protein MDRSQLFNTARTNVADLSRGNLGVPLLLLVMLAMMMLPVPPFLLDVFFTFNIALSIVVLLVCVYALRPLDFAVFPTILLVATLLRLALNVASTRVVMLHGQDGHAAAGKVIQAFGEVVIGGNYVVGIVVFAILMIINFVVVTKGAGRISEVSARFTLDAMPGKQMAIDADLNAGLIDQNQAKMRRQEVAQEAEFYGSMDGASKFVRGDAIAGLLILFINLIGGMAVGIFQHGMTFGDAGRVYALLTIGDGLVAQLPSLLLSTAAAIMVTRASGSEDMGKQINRQMFASPKALAVAAGLMAVMGLVPGMPHFSFLSMAALAAGGAYLFWKKQNVAKVVALEEVKRQQELLPSPARAMETKELGWDDVTPIDMIGLEVGYRLIPLVDRNQGGQLLARIKGVRKKLSQDLGFLMPTVHIRDNLDLAPSAYRLTLMGVILAEAEIYPDRELAINPGQVYGTLNGINAKDPAFGLEAVWIEISQRAQAQSLGYTVVDASTVVATHLNQILYKHSSELIGHEEVQQLMQLLAKSSPKLAEELVPGVVTLSQLLKVLQALLAEHVPVRDIRSIAEAIANNAAKSQDTAALVAAVRVGVSRAIVQSIVGTESELPVITLEPRLEQILLNSLQKAGQGSEEGVLLEPSMAEKLQRSLIEAAQRQEMQGQPVILLVAGPIRAMLSRFGRLAVPGLHVLAYQEIPDNKQVTIVATVGPNG, encoded by the coding sequence GTGGATCGCTCTCAGTTATTCAACACTGCTCGCACGAATGTTGCCGACCTCAGTCGAGGCAATCTGGGCGTGCCGTTGTTGCTGCTGGTGATGCTGGCGATGATGATGTTGCCGGTGCCGCCGTTCCTGCTCGACGTGTTCTTCACCTTCAACATTGCCTTGTCGATTGTCGTCCTGCTGGTCTGCGTGTATGCGCTGCGACCGCTGGATTTCGCCGTGTTCCCGACGATTCTGCTGGTCGCGACGTTGCTGCGGCTGGCGTTGAACGTGGCCTCGACGCGGGTGGTCATGCTCCACGGTCAGGACGGCCACGCCGCTGCCGGTAAGGTGATTCAGGCCTTCGGTGAGGTGGTGATCGGCGGTAACTACGTGGTCGGTATCGTGGTCTTCGCGATTTTGATGATCATCAACTTCGTCGTGGTGACCAAGGGGGCCGGGCGGATTTCCGAGGTGAGCGCGCGTTTCACCCTCGATGCGATGCCCGGCAAACAAATGGCGATCGACGCCGACCTCAACGCCGGTCTGATCGACCAGAACCAAGCCAAGATGCGCCGTCAGGAAGTCGCCCAAGAGGCTGAGTTCTACGGTTCGATGGACGGTGCCAGCAAGTTCGTCCGTGGTGACGCCATCGCGGGCCTGCTGATTCTGTTCATCAACCTGATCGGCGGCATGGCCGTGGGTATCTTCCAGCATGGCATGACGTTCGGCGATGCCGGTCGGGTTTACGCCTTGCTGACCATCGGTGACGGTTTAGTGGCGCAATTGCCATCACTGTTGTTATCGACAGCAGCAGCGATCATGGTGACCCGTGCTTCCGGTTCGGAAGACATGGGCAAGCAGATCAATCGCCAGATGTTCGCCTCGCCGAAAGCGCTGGCGGTGGCGGCCGGTCTGATGGCGGTCATGGGCTTGGTGCCGGGCATGCCGCACTTCTCGTTCCTGAGCATGGCCGCGCTGGCCGCTGGCGGCGCGTACCTGTTCTGGAAAAAACAGAATGTGGCCAAGGTCGTAGCGTTGGAAGAGGTCAAGCGCCAGCAGGAACTGCTGCCGTCGCCGGCCCGCGCCATGGAAACCAAAGAGCTCGGCTGGGACGATGTGACGCCCATCGACATGATCGGCCTGGAAGTCGGCTATCGCCTGATTCCGCTGGTGGACCGCAATCAAGGCGGGCAATTGCTGGCGCGGATCAAGGGCGTGCGCAAGAAGCTCTCGCAGGATCTGGGCTTCCTGATGCCGACTGTGCACATTCGCGACAACCTCGATCTGGCGCCAAGCGCCTATCGCCTGACCCTGATGGGCGTGATTCTCGCCGAAGCCGAGATCTACCCGGATCGCGAACTGGCGATCAACCCGGGCCAGGTCTACGGCACACTCAACGGTATCAACGCCAAAGATCCGGCTTTCGGCCTGGAGGCGGTGTGGATCGAAATCAGCCAGCGTGCGCAGGCACAATCCCTCGGTTACACGGTGGTGGACGCCAGCACCGTGGTCGCGACTCACTTGAACCAGATTCTATACAAGCACTCCAGCGAGCTGATCGGCCACGAAGAAGTGCAGCAACTCATGCAATTGCTGGCCAAGAGCTCGCCGAAACTGGCAGAAGAGCTGGTGCCGGGCGTGGTCACGTTGTCGCAGTTGCTCAAGGTGCTGCAAGCGCTGCTCGCCGAACACGTGCCGGTGCGCGATATCCGCAGCATTGCCGAAGCCATCGCCAACAACGCCGCGAAGAGTCAAGATACCGCCGCGTTGGTGGCCGCTGTACGGGTCGGCGTATCCCGCGCCATCGTCCAAAGCATTGTAGGCACTGAGTCGGAGCTGCCTGTGATCACCTTGGAACCAAGGTTGGAACAAATATTGCTCAATAGTCTGCAGAAGGCAGGACAAGGCTCGGAAGAGGGCGTTCTGCTGGAGCCAAGCATGGCCGAGAAGCTGCAGCGTTCGCTCATCGAAGCGGCGCAGCGTCAGGAAATGCAAGGTCAGCCGGTGATCCTTTTGGTAGCCGGCCCGATCCGCGCGATGCTCTCGCGCTTTGGCCGCCTCGCAGTCCCTGGATTGCATGTGCTGGCCTACCAGGAAATACCGGACAACAAGCAAGTGACCATCGTTGCGACAGTAGGGCCCAACGGCTGA
- the flhB gene encoding flagellar biosynthesis protein FlhB, with translation MAESESGQDKTEDPTEKRKKDSREKGEIARSKELNTLAVMMAGAGALLVFGGMLAEDLMELMRLNFTLSREVIMDQGSMGAFLLKSGQMALVAIQPFMITLLLAALIGPISLGGWLFAAGSMAPKFSRMNPAAGLKRMFSFKAVVELLKALAKFLVTLGVALVVLMSDVDDLMRIAHEPLEMAIIHSVTLVGWSTLWLACGLIIIAAVDVPVQLWEAHKKLLMTKQEVRDEHKDQEGRPEVKQRIRQTQREMSQRRMMAAIPDADVVITNPTHYAVALKYDSEKGGAPVLLAKGSDFLALKIREIAVANNVMLLESPGLARSIYYSTELEQEIPGGLYLAVAQVLAYVYQIRQYRAGKGKRPDPLKDDLPIPPDLRRDS, from the coding sequence ATGGCAGAGAGCGAAAGCGGTCAGGACAAAACAGAAGACCCCACGGAGAAACGTAAAAAGGACTCCCGTGAGAAGGGTGAGATTGCCCGTTCCAAAGAGCTCAACACCCTCGCCGTGATGATGGCCGGTGCCGGCGCGCTGCTGGTGTTCGGCGGCATGCTGGCTGAAGACCTGATGGAGCTGATGCGCCTGAACTTCACGCTGTCGCGTGAGGTGATCATGGATCAGGGTTCCATGGGCGCATTTTTGTTGAAGTCGGGTCAGATGGCGCTGGTGGCCATCCAGCCGTTCATGATCACGCTATTGCTGGCCGCATTGATCGGGCCGATTTCCCTGGGGGGCTGGTTGTTTGCGGCCGGCTCCATGGCACCCAAGTTCAGCCGGATGAACCCGGCGGCAGGCTTGAAGCGAATGTTTTCGTTCAAGGCTGTGGTCGAACTGCTCAAGGCACTGGCCAAGTTTCTGGTCACCTTGGGGGTGGCGTTGGTGGTGCTGATGTCGGATGTCGATGACTTGATGCGGATTGCTCACGAGCCGCTTGAGATGGCGATCATTCACAGCGTCACGCTGGTCGGCTGGAGCACTTTGTGGCTGGCCTGCGGCCTGATCATCATCGCCGCCGTCGACGTGCCGGTGCAGCTCTGGGAAGCGCACAAAAAACTGCTGATGACCAAGCAGGAAGTGCGCGACGAGCACAAGGATCAGGAGGGGCGCCCAGAAGTCAAACAGCGCATCCGCCAGACCCAGCGCGAGATGTCCCAGCGGCGGATGATGGCGGCGATTCCCGACGCCGACGTGGTCATCACCAACCCGACCCACTACGCCGTCGCGCTCAAGTACGACTCGGAGAAGGGCGGCGCCCCGGTACTGCTGGCCAAGGGCAGCGACTTCCTCGCGTTGAAAATCCGCGAAATCGCCGTCGCCAACAACGTCATGCTCCTCGAATCGCCGGGGCTGGCGCGTTCGATCTATTACTCCACCGAACTCGAGCAGGAAATCCCCGGCGGGCTGTATCTGGCGGTTGCTCAGGTCTTGGCCTACGTCTACCAGATCCGCCAGTACCGCGCCGGCAAAGGCAAACGCCCGGATCCGCTCAAGGACGATTTGCCGATTCCGCCGGATCTGCGCCGCGATTCCTGA